TGGGATATGTATAGGTGAAACTTTTTCAATTGtgactaggtttatagaaaatacgtgcaaaaTTTATATCTCCAAGTAAGttcattatgaaagtatattcaacgatctacctaatgatactaattatgtactataaatattaacattttttatatatatttggtcaaagttaaaagtgtTTGACTTCTCGAGAAGTGACAATAACATCTAttttgggacggatggagtatatgTCTATTTGCTACTCTACATTACTGCACAAtagaagtttttttttcttatgtCGCTTCTATAAGCCTCCCTATAAATGTCCAATTAAATTCTTTTGCTTTAAAAAGGGTACAACATGGTTTTTAACAATTATGTAGAGATCATAAGACTAATATAGATATATAGTTGCAATACTTTAAATGGCAATTATGTTATGATAACACACACTGACGCTAAGATCAGTTATGAAAAACAATATCCTAGGAATAACTAAATACCCTAATAAAACAGGTATGACGAGCATTGAGAgaaataataaataaagaaaatctacTCCAGTTAAAAATATATCATGATTTTTTtgacccgtagcaacgcacggacaaaTTTGCTAGTAATATACTTAAGTGAGATCTTATTTAGAGCTTCTGTTTGAAGGAACAAAGCAATGAAATCAAAATTTAATTTATAATCTTTGTTTAGAAACTTTAGTTTTTATCTTCAATTTTTTTGTGATGTGTTTTGGCAGTTTTGATTAATAGCTCATATTGCACGACTCGCTGGTATCTGTACGAACAGGCGTATTCTTTTCGATCTCATATAAAACCGCGAGGAGACCTTGAAAATAactttttttttgtaatttacACTGAGACACCCACGACGTACGCACATTCACCCATATGAATGCATGCACATAaaacctacccctatgagcatttTTGAAGTTCGGGTCAACAAAAATCCTCGAGATTCATGAGGTCACACCATAGGCAACGCCGTTAAATTCTAGAATATTCGCTCACATAGGGAGCCGAATCCTAGGACCTGAGGTGCTACCGAGGTTCTTATAACCACTAGTTTACATGCCCTTTTGTTTTATGCAACGAGTTATATTAGTCCTCACTTTATGCAATGCACGAAGGTAATGTATCAATGTTCATCTTGCATGTTCAGCCAAAGTCAAGCATattcaactttgactaaatttatataaaatatattaatatttatggtacataattagtattattagatagattttttttggaaaattagatagatcattgaatctaaTTTCatgataaatttatttggagatacaaatgttgataatattttctacaaatctagtcaaacttaagaaaatttGACCAACACGCAAACCATATAGCGACAAATATTTAGAGATAAAGGGAGTATTTAACTATTTATCAAATGCAGatgggatatcaagatcaaaCTATCATTACTATTAACAGATCGAAATTGCAAAAACCATATGTGGCTGCCCTCAACTGTGGAAGAGCACTTCCATGTCCTCTAGGCTCCGGCCCTTGGTCTCCGGCAGCCGCACGTACACAAACACAAACGCAGCCGCAGTCACCGCAGCGTAGAGGAAGAAGCACCCAGGCATGGTGATCCCGTCGGCGAGCGAGATGAACGTCATGCTCACCACCCCGCACGTGAGCCTGTTCACCGCCATGGCCAGGCTCGAGCCCTGTGCGCGGAGCCGCAGCGGCAAGACCTCCGCGCTGTACGCCGACACCACCGACCCGTACCCGATCGAGTACGTGGCCACGACGGCCAGCACCGACGCCAGGCACGCCGCGGCCGTCGCCGGTGATGACGACGTCGTGCTCGTGCCTATGTACAGCGTCACGGCGAGGGCGGTGGCCGTCGTGGCGACTCCCGCGGTGCTGGCGAGGAGGAGCGGGCGCCGGCCGAGGCGGTCGGTGAAGAGCATGCCCACGAGGATGAAGCACGTCTTCACCGCTCCAATGGCCACGGTGGCACCGAGGATGGCGGAGTTGGACGCCATGCCGACCGCCTTGAAAACCAGCGGGCTGTAGAGGAGGATGGCGTCGACGCCGGACGCCTGCACGAAGAAATGCAGCCCGAGAACGCACGTGAGGATCCGCCGCACGCTTGTCGATGGCCGCCGGACGAGGAGCTGCTTCCAGACACCAGCACCGCCGCTGTGGCGTGCGGCAGCGGGTGGTGGCTCAGCGTCAGCGACGGCTCGCTTGATCTCCCGGAGCTGGAGGTCGGCGTCGGCCGGGGTATCCGACGTGCGCATGAGCACCGCGCGCGCGTCGCCGTGGCGGCCCTGCATCGCGAGCCACCACGGTGACTCCGGCATGAAGAGCACCCCGGCGGCGATGAACACGGGCGGGATGACGCCGATCCAGTACATGACGCGCCACCCGAGGTGCACCGGCAGGCCGGAGAACGCGTAGTTGGACACGTAGCTGAGCAGGATGCCGACGTTGATGAACATCTGCATGTACGTCGATGCACGTCTTCATCTTTAATTAATACATACAAAGACGACCAAAGCGAGCTTCGAATCAACCagcatgcatgtatccaaaacgCATACGTACGTCAAGCATAGATGAGAGGACGCCACGCGTGGACGGCGGCGATATCTCGGCGTTGTACACGGGGGCGACGACGCGGGCGAACCCGGAGCCGACGCTGGTGACGAAGCGCGCCGCCATGAGCGCGGCGAAGCTGGTGCCCAGCGACATGGCGAGCGCGCCGGCCATGAAGAAGGCGTTGGCGAGCACGAGGGTGCGGCGGCGGCCCAGGTGGTCGGCCACCCAGCCGGCGGCGAGGATGGACGCGAGCATGAAGACGTTCATGGACCCCGACAGCACCTCGACCTCGGCGTCGGTGAGCCCCACGTCCTCCCGCATGAACAGCTCCGCGCCGCTCATCAGCGTCAGGTCTGCAGACACACGTACGGATCGGAAGCATGCATGAGCTAGCATCTCGATCTTCGTGATGTACTAAAATGCCTCCATGGATGGCTGTAACTTGCAGCAACGACGTACGTACGTACTGTAGCCATGTAGCATGGTGGTGACGGAGGCGAGCGTGGCGCAGACGAAGGCGAACCTGTTCCGTCGGGGTGCACGTGCACCTgctagcagcagcggcggcgtccCCAGCGTCGACGAGAGCAGGAGTGGCGCCTCAGTGGTGGCATCGGCGCTGCCGACAGCCTGAGCCATGGCGGCGACGGAGCTCCGATCCTCGGCTTGGTTTCCCGTCGGCTTGTATAGCGTGTTTGGCTGTTTAGATAGTACAAGGTCGTGTTGTGGTTGTGATCACTAGCAGCTCGATCGGTGATATATAGAGTACTGAGACCGAGTATTTTTTTATATGGAGTACTAAGTACTTCctcagttctaaattataagttattttgacttttttgttacatctattttgctatacatctatatataataatatgtctagatacgtagCAAAATAGATGAACTATATAAATTAAagtgatttataatttggaacgaagggagtagtTGGCAAATTATATGCATATAATGGGACACGTGAAAAATACCAATACCTGGAATCCTTTGCAGGTCAACGGGTTTCCTTTCCGGTCCAGTACCTGGGGCTGCCCCTCACATTGGGCCGATTGAACCTAGTGCACGTGCAGAATATTATTGACAAAACAAGGGCAAAGCTAGCGGGATGGCAAGGCCGCCTCCTAAATGCAGTGGACGCGAGCTAGTACGCTCAGTTCTTAGCACCATCCCAATCTTTCTTTTTATTTGTCCGCTCTCAAGATCCCAAAACAACTCACTGAAGACAGAGACAAAGCATGCCGTCGCTTCCTTTGGGCTGGTGACAGTGAAATATCGGGCGGTCAGTGCAAAGTGGCTTGGCCTCTAGTAGCTAAGCCAATTAAATTTGGAGGGCTGGGAGTTCTGGACCTAGCGAGATTTATGTGGTGTTTGGATCTGgtaactaaaatttaggaggtgtgttggGAGGATGGTGTatggggtattcggatactaataaaaaaataaattacataatctgtCAGTACTTcatgagacgattttttaagactaattaatccgtcattagcacatatttactattgcaccacattgtcaaatcatggtctaattaggct
Above is a genomic segment from Miscanthus floridulus cultivar M001 chromosome 3, ASM1932011v1, whole genome shotgun sequence containing:
- the LOC136543722 gene encoding polyol transporter 5-like, coding for MAQAVGSADATTEAPLLLSSTLGTPPLLLAGARAPRRNRFAFVCATLASVTTMLHGYNLTLMSGAELFMREDVGLTDAEVEVLSGSMNVFMLASILAAGWVADHLGRRRTLVLANAFFMAGALAMSLGTSFAALMAARFVTSVGSGFARVVAPVYNAEISPPSTRGVLSSMLDMFINVGILLSYVSNYAFSGLPVHLGWRVMYWIGVIPPVFIAAGVLFMPESPWWLAMQGRHGDARAVLMRTSDTPADADLQLREIKRAVADAEPPPAAARHSGGAGVWKQLLVRRPSTSVRRILTCVLGLHFFVQASGVDAILLYSPLVFKAVGMASNSAILGATVAIGAVKTCFILVGMLFTDRLGRRPLLLASTAGVATTATALAVTLYIGTSTTSSSPATAAACLASVLAVVATYSIGYGSVVSAYSAEVLPLRLRAQGSSLAMAVNRLTCGVVSMTFISLADGITMPGCFFLYAAVTAAAFVFVYVRLPETKGRSLEDMEVLFHS